In Exiguobacterium sibiricum 7-3, a genomic segment contains:
- a CDS encoding HIT family protein gives MQKENCIFCKIANHDIPSHKVFENEEVLAFLDLSQVTKGHTLVIPKQHADNVYDLSAESARAVFATIPEISRALQQETGAAGMNILSNTGKVAGQSVSHFHLHLIPRHDKHDGFGAKWEVHNEDYTAEELATIAESIKNRL, from the coding sequence TTGCAAAAAGAAAACTGTATTTTCTGTAAGATTGCTAATCACGACATCCCAAGCCATAAAGTTTTTGAAAATGAAGAAGTTTTAGCTTTTCTCGATCTATCACAAGTAACGAAAGGTCATACGCTTGTCATTCCAAAACAGCACGCTGATAACGTCTACGATTTATCTGCAGAAAGTGCACGGGCTGTTTTTGCGACCATTCCGGAAATCAGTCGTGCTTTACAACAGGAGACGGGTGCTGCCGGAATGAACATTTTATCGAACACCGGGAAGGTTGCCGGACAGTCTGTTTCCCACTTTCATCTCCATCTCATTCCACGCCATGATAAACACGATGGCTTTGGTGCGAAATGGGAAGTACACAATGAAGATTATACGGCTGAGGAATTAGCAACAATCGCCGAATCCATCAAAAACCGTCTCTGA
- a CDS encoding HTH-type transcriptional regulator Hpr produces the protein MEHEKLYPGQEALLYSHKIVQLSKALWKTVEKDWQNWIKPFDLNINEHHILWISHALGGASISEIAKYGVMHVSTAFNFSKKLEDRGLLTFSKKETDKRNTYVQLTPEGESLLLETIQAFRPEENGVFRASLPLQELYGKFPELTDISAIVRRLYGDSFMDIFAETSKMITEEADRRPQDPVIDSIKKA, from the coding sequence ATGGAACACGAAAAATTATATCCTGGACAAGAAGCACTGTTATACAGTCATAAAATTGTCCAATTGAGCAAAGCACTATGGAAAACGGTAGAAAAAGATTGGCAAAATTGGATCAAACCATTTGATTTAAATATTAATGAACATCATATTTTATGGATTTCCCATGCACTGGGTGGTGCTTCGATTTCTGAAATCGCCAAATACGGTGTGATGCACGTCTCGACTGCATTCAACTTCTCTAAAAAATTAGAAGACCGTGGACTTTTGACATTTTCGAAAAAAGAGACGGATAAACGAAATACCTATGTCCAACTGACCCCGGAAGGTGAAAGTCTATTGCTTGAGACGATTCAAGCGTTCCGTCCAGAAGAAAATGGTGTTTTCCGTGCTTCGTTGCCACTCCAGGAGCTTTACGGTAAATTCCCAGAGCTGACAGACATATCAGCAATCGTTCGTCGTCTCTATGGCGACAGCTTTATGGACATTTTTGCAGAGACATCAAAAATGATTACAGAAGAAGCGGACCGGCGTCCACAAGACCCGGTTATCGACTCGATCAAAAAAGCATGA
- a CDS encoding TcaA second domain-containing protein, translating to MPSRITVYEKKKKRNQRIGLIVGIITLACLMTWIGWSQIKPAADRQQTDQVFQKALQEQDRETFQQLVYLNNKPLKLAETNQLMKWFKADPERLARAVAEIKSDQNNYPKATKRTKQQDLFSLKKQSGRFWFDTYILHLNKQTLEVRVDTETAAISVDNAPAGNADRQAPLTIERFPGEYDVSARVKANGKTGQATETVQLGDQRKTTVAFKLAQQVAPDQKEQYGVDIEKLLEAEVKARTGKSVGQMTDYIGQSQSKFEKTFGPPTSQIANKTTYDGFEVAYENQEVRSILIDLNKTTSELEAVAGKPESKSAESVGTVWKYPSSFFDDLLGWLNIKSEKRVIERSGKMWLELRN from the coding sequence ATGCCGTCTCGCATCACTGTATATGAAAAAAAGAAAAAACGAAATCAGCGAATCGGACTCATCGTGGGTATCATTACACTTGCTTGTCTGATGACTTGGATCGGTTGGAGTCAAATCAAACCGGCTGCAGATCGGCAACAGACAGACCAAGTCTTTCAAAAGGCATTGCAGGAACAAGATCGGGAAACGTTTCAACAATTAGTTTACCTCAACAACAAACCGTTAAAGCTTGCGGAAACGAATCAGCTCATGAAATGGTTTAAGGCGGACCCGGAACGGCTTGCGAGGGCTGTAGCTGAAATTAAATCTGATCAAAACAATTATCCGAAAGCAACAAAACGGACAAAGCAGCAAGATTTATTTTCGCTGAAAAAACAGTCGGGCCGATTTTGGTTTGATACGTACATCCTTCATTTAAACAAACAGACACTGGAAGTGAGGGTTGATACGGAAACGGCGGCCATTTCAGTCGATAATGCGCCAGCGGGTAACGCGGATCGACAAGCTCCGTTAACAATCGAACGTTTTCCGGGCGAGTATGATGTGTCAGCACGCGTGAAAGCGAATGGGAAGACGGGACAGGCGACTGAGACCGTTCAGTTGGGGGATCAAAGAAAGACGACGGTAGCATTTAAACTCGCGCAACAAGTTGCGCCGGATCAAAAGGAACAATACGGTGTCGATATCGAAAAATTACTGGAAGCGGAAGTAAAGGCGAGAACAGGGAAAAGTGTTGGGCAGATGACGGATTATATTGGTCAAAGTCAATCTAAATTCGAAAAAACATTTGGTCCTCCAACAAGCCAAATTGCCAATAAGACGACATATGACGGATTTGAAGTAGCATATGAGAACCAAGAGGTCAGAAGTATCTTAATTGATTTGAATAAAACGACATCTGAGCTGGAAGCAGTCGCCGGCAAGCCGGAATCTAAATCAGCGGAATCAGTCGGGACGGTTTGGAAATATCCATCAAGTTTTTTTGACGACTTGTTAGGGTGGCTGAATATCAAGTCGGAAAAACGTGTCATCGAACGATCAGGGAAAATGTGGCTGGAGTTACGTAACTAA
- the hemG gene encoding protoporphyrinogen oxidase, with amino-acid sequence MSSKRLVIVGGGITGLAAAYYAERTFPDLNITLLEAGERLGGKVATYREDGFTIERGPDSYVARKHILTDLIEAIGLGEKLVRNNTSQAFILDTGGLHPIPKGAVMGIPTDLELFRETTLLTEQEKQEVADLLLHPSDELRIPEQDIPLGEYLRPRLGDALVEKLIEPLLSGIYAGNIDQMSTFATYPQFVANEQKAGSLFEGMRLMRPLDQMPQGPQTTIKATGQFLSLETGLESLIERLEEMLERSEVRLETPLLEISREDGRYRLKTDHGPEYADYVLLTIPHSQVVQLLPDAHLPELEQLTTHSTATITMIFDQQESLPIEGTGFVVNRRAPYSITACTAIDQKWNHSAPDHTVLRAFVGRPGNDHLVYESDEVLQQAVLQDLEKICGRALEPKQVIISRLMDGLPAYTVGHADRIQRVREEVLRQYPGIYLAGLAYDGVGLPDCVASAKTMIESIELEQSHADESFNES; translated from the coding sequence ATGTCAAGTAAACGTCTCGTCATCGTCGGCGGTGGTATTACTGGTCTTGCCGCTGCCTATTACGCAGAACGTACTTTTCCCGATTTGAACATCACATTGCTTGAAGCTGGAGAACGTCTTGGTGGGAAGGTCGCGACGTATCGAGAAGATGGTTTTACGATTGAACGTGGACCGGATTCTTACGTCGCCCGAAAACACATCTTGACGGATTTGATTGAAGCAATCGGACTGGGTGAAAAACTGGTCCGAAATAACACGTCCCAAGCATTTATTTTGGATACGGGTGGCCTTCACCCGATTCCAAAAGGTGCTGTCATGGGGATTCCGACGGATCTTGAATTGTTCCGGGAAACGACGTTACTGACAGAACAGGAAAAACAGGAAGTCGCTGACTTGTTGTTGCATCCGTCTGATGAGTTAAGGATTCCGGAACAGGACATTCCGCTTGGAGAGTATTTACGTCCGCGACTCGGGGATGCATTAGTAGAAAAATTGATTGAACCGTTGCTGTCCGGTATCTATGCCGGTAACATCGATCAGATGAGTACGTTTGCGACGTATCCGCAGTTCGTCGCGAATGAACAAAAAGCCGGTTCATTGTTTGAAGGGATGCGTTTAATGCGTCCGCTCGATCAAATGCCGCAAGGTCCGCAAACAACGATCAAAGCGACCGGACAGTTTTTATCGCTCGAAACAGGACTTGAATCATTGATTGAACGGTTGGAAGAGATGCTCGAACGTTCGGAAGTCCGTCTTGAAACGCCGTTACTTGAGATTTCACGTGAAGACGGACGATACCGCTTGAAAACGGACCATGGTCCGGAGTACGCGGATTATGTGCTCTTGACGATTCCGCATTCTCAAGTCGTCCAGTTGTTGCCGGATGCTCACTTGCCGGAGCTTGAACAGTTGACGACGCATTCAACGGCGACGATTACGATGATTTTTGATCAACAAGAGTCGTTACCGATTGAAGGAACAGGCTTTGTCGTCAACCGACGGGCACCGTACTCGATCACCGCATGTACAGCGATTGATCAAAAATGGAATCATTCGGCTCCGGATCACACGGTCCTTCGGGCATTTGTCGGACGACCGGGTAATGACCATTTGGTTTATGAATCAGATGAGGTATTGCAACAGGCCGTGCTGCAGGACTTAGAAAAGATCTGCGGACGGGCGTTAGAACCGAAGCAGGTTATCATCAGCCGTTTGATGGATGGTCTTCCTGCGTATACGGTCGGTCATGCTGACCGGATTCAGCGGGTCCGGGAAGAAGTGTTGAGACAGTATCCGGGTATCTATCTCGCAGGCCTTGCCTATGACGGGGTCGGATTACCGGATTGTGTAGCCAGTGCAAAAACAATGATTGAATCGATTGAATTGGAACAATCCCACGCGGATGAATCCTTCAATGAATCATAA
- a CDS encoding GlsB/YeaQ/YmgE family stress response membrane protein — protein sequence MGFLWALIVGGIIGWLASLILGKDVPGGVIGNIIAGFVGSMIGQALFGSWGPSVAGFAIVPAILGAIILILIVSFILRAVNKR from the coding sequence ATGGGATTCTTATGGGCTTTAATCGTTGGTGGTATTATTGGTTGGTTAGCAAGTCTTATTCTCGGTAAAGATGTACCAGGTGGCGTTATCGGTAACATCATCGCAGGTTTTGTCGGTTCAATGATCGGACAAGCTCTTTTCGGAAGTTGGGGACCATCAGTTGCCGGTTTCGCAATCGTACCAGCTATCCTTGGTGCAATCATCTTAATCTTAATCGTTTCGTTCATCCTTCGTGCGGTCAACAAACGATAA
- a CDS encoding GlsB/YeaQ/YmgE family stress response membrane protein gives MGFLWALIVGGLIGWVASLIIGKDVPGGIIGNIVAGFVGAMIGQAIFGTMGPDIAGFAIIPAILGAIILIFIVSLILRSVRRK, from the coding sequence ATGGGATTCTTATGGGCTTTAATCGTCGGTGGATTAATCGGTTGGGTAGCTAGTCTCATCATCGGAAAAGACGTACCAGGTGGTATCATCGGTAACATCGTTGCTGGGTTTGTCGGAGCAATGATCGGTCAAGCAATCTTCGGTACAATGGGACCGGATATCGCTGGTTTCGCTATTATTCCAGCTATCTTAGGTGCTATCATCTTAATCTTCATCGTGTCATTGATTCTTCGTTCAGTACGTCGTAAATGA
- a CDS encoding ammonium transporter: MNLEEMLVSVDTFYVLFATLLVFTMQIGFLLLETGMLRAKNAGHVAVKQLISFSVAALAFWAIGFGLTFGDGPGLIGTEGFFLQGGFSSLDWSNVTIDVKFLFQLSFVAVSLAIAWGGFAERAKLSVYLLFGTFFVAIIYPIIARSVWAGGFLGSLGMQDFAGSTVVHLQGGIAALVAALILKKRIGAEKTPLLGHNVIYSVVGAFILWLCWFGFNAGSTLTITDGFFSYVALTTLLATAAGALGALAISFWHRRVADIPSIINGVLAALVAITAACAFVEPWGAVVIGFLAGVITYGTSILLARRVDDPLCAFSVHGIAGIWGTLATGFFASPRLVEITGIGKAGLFYGGGFTQLGVQALGVVFAVVVVSVLSYAFLKLLDVTIGLRITREDELRGLDVAEHGQASYDLPAPVSKELHPDYQQEESTEKVN, encoded by the coding sequence ATGAACTTAGAAGAAATGTTAGTCTCAGTCGATACGTTTTATGTCTTATTCGCTACCTTACTCGTCTTTACGATGCAGATTGGATTTTTACTACTCGAAACAGGAATGTTACGGGCTAAAAATGCCGGGCACGTTGCAGTTAAACAATTAATCAGCTTCTCCGTTGCTGCCCTTGCCTTTTGGGCAATTGGCTTCGGACTGACGTTCGGGGATGGACCCGGCTTGATTGGAACAGAAGGATTTTTCCTTCAAGGAGGGTTTTCTAGTCTTGACTGGTCAAATGTAACAATCGATGTCAAGTTCCTCTTCCAACTGTCATTTGTCGCCGTATCCCTCGCCATCGCCTGGGGTGGTTTTGCGGAACGAGCAAAACTCTCTGTTTACTTGCTGTTCGGGACGTTCTTCGTAGCCATCATCTATCCGATTATCGCCCGTTCAGTCTGGGCAGGCGGTTTTCTGGGTTCACTCGGGATGCAGGATTTTGCCGGTTCGACCGTTGTCCATTTACAAGGTGGAATCGCCGCTCTCGTCGCCGCTCTGATTTTGAAAAAACGGATTGGTGCGGAAAAAACACCGTTACTTGGTCATAATGTCATCTACTCCGTCGTCGGTGCTTTCATTCTGTGGTTATGTTGGTTTGGATTCAATGCCGGCTCGACATTAACGATTACTGACGGGTTCTTCAGTTATGTTGCCTTGACGACATTACTTGCAACAGCCGCTGGTGCCCTCGGAGCACTCGCCATTTCTTTTTGGCACCGTCGGGTTGCAGATATCCCGTCGATCATCAACGGCGTCTTAGCCGCCCTCGTCGCCATCACAGCCGCTTGTGCCTTCGTCGAACCGTGGGGAGCCGTTGTCATTGGTTTCCTGGCCGGTGTCATCACGTATGGAACAAGTATCCTGCTTGCCCGTCGTGTCGATGATCCATTGTGTGCTTTCTCTGTTCATGGTATTGCCGGGATTTGGGGTACACTCGCTACCGGATTCTTCGCTTCACCGAGACTGGTTGAAATCACTGGAATCGGAAAAGCTGGACTGTTTTACGGCGGTGGTTTTACACAACTTGGGGTTCAGGCTCTTGGTGTCGTCTTCGCAGTCGTCGTCGTCAGTGTTTTAAGTTACGCTTTCCTCAAGTTACTCGACGTAACGATTGGTCTCCGGATTACACGGGAAGATGAACTGCGTGGACTGGATGTCGCCGAGCACGGACAAGCGTCTTACGACCTCCCTGCGCCGGTCAGCAAAGAATTGCATCCTGATTATCAACAGGAAGAGTCGACTGAAAAAGTCAACTGA
- the hemH gene encoding ferrochelatase, producing MKTLGLLVMAYGTPYKPEDIERYYTHIRRGRKPSPEALAELTERYEAIGGVSPLAQVTIDQAEELHRQLSEKYAGEIEFKLYLGLKHIEPFVEDAVEQMAKDGITEAVTVVLAPHYSTFSIRSYNGRAKEVADKHGIHLASVESWYKEEAFIDWWGKEIRKTFDALPVPEEKAVLVVSAHSLPEKIIANGDPYPEQLKETADLIAARAGVKHMITGWQSAGQTPEPWLGPDVQDLTRDVYEAEGYEAFVYVPVGFVADHLEVLFDNDYECKVVCDELGIHYARPVMPNADPAFMKAVTEAVSKQVGSYVK from the coding sequence ATGAAAACATTAGGATTACTCGTCATGGCGTATGGTACGCCGTATAAACCGGAAGACATCGAACGCTATTACACACACATCCGTCGTGGACGCAAACCGTCTCCAGAAGCATTGGCTGAACTGACAGAACGGTATGAAGCAATCGGTGGTGTTTCACCACTGGCGCAAGTCACGATTGATCAAGCGGAAGAATTACACCGCCAATTGTCGGAAAAATATGCGGGCGAAATTGAATTCAAACTGTATTTGGGTCTGAAGCATATTGAACCATTCGTCGAAGATGCTGTGGAGCAAATGGCAAAAGACGGTATCACAGAAGCAGTCACGGTTGTACTCGCACCGCACTATTCGACGTTCAGTATTCGTTCATACAACGGTCGGGCGAAAGAAGTGGCAGATAAACACGGCATTCATTTGGCTTCTGTTGAGTCATGGTACAAAGAAGAAGCGTTCATCGACTGGTGGGGCAAAGAAATCCGGAAAACGTTTGATGCATTACCGGTACCAGAAGAAAAAGCGGTCTTGGTCGTATCAGCACACAGTTTACCGGAAAAAATCATCGCGAATGGTGATCCGTACCCGGAACAATTAAAAGAAACTGCAGACTTGATTGCGGCACGTGCCGGGGTTAAACATATGATTACAGGCTGGCAGTCAGCCGGACAAACGCCAGAACCTTGGCTCGGACCAGATGTGCAAGATTTGACGCGTGACGTCTATGAGGCGGAAGGATACGAAGCATTCGTCTACGTTCCTGTCGGATTCGTCGCCGATCACTTGGAAGTCCTATTTGATAATGATTACGAGTGTAAAGTCGTCTGTGACGAACTGGGCATTCATTACGCGCGTCCGGTCATGCCGAACGCAGATCCTGCCTTCATGAAAGCAGTCACCGAGGCTGTTTCGAAACAGGTCGGCAGTTATGTCAAGTAA
- a CDS encoding ABC transporter permease: MTSSALWRTRYQAAMAEMTKYTRYMANGGLLFTVYFVVLYGLVVYGRFLDQLDPSFPGNLVMGSLFILLAFYRSTRTFLTEADQVFLLPSLPHLAGYMKRIRLYNAFYGMIRAVIPFLAVAVLYVRTEETSPIGLFILFAALSMIGAAANLSKLEGVGHRIVLLYATGAGILVMLGMGAFSIVVTSLLLLTLHLKKQDQLPLMDWIALEQESRDRFYRIANWFVDVPRLSTTYKRRRLLSVLVEKIGFDRNRTFDYLYMKQFIRSTDGIGLIVRLTLIGAVFMWLGKDNEWLVVLAVPAFSGLTSFQLAPFTRAIDSHLLTRLLPFGNATASKRKVLRITSFLQVLVLTAAGYLISGFLTVVAGAILALVVAEYYARKK; this comes from the coding sequence ATGACAAGTTCCGCTTTATGGCGCACACGGTACCAGGCCGCTATGGCAGAAATGACGAAGTATACCCGGTACATGGCGAACGGCGGTTTGCTGTTTACCGTCTATTTCGTTGTCTTGTATGGTCTTGTGGTGTACGGTCGATTTTTAGATCAACTGGACCCGTCGTTCCCCGGGAACCTGGTCATGGGCAGCCTGTTCATTCTGTTGGCCTTTTATCGATCAACACGAACCTTTTTAACTGAAGCGGACCAAGTCTTTTTGCTTCCGAGTCTGCCACACCTTGCAGGTTACATGAAGCGGATTCGACTCTACAATGCTTTTTATGGCATGATTCGTGCCGTCATCCCGTTTCTCGCTGTCGCTGTATTATATGTTCGGACAGAAGAGACCTCACCAATCGGATTGTTTATTCTGTTTGCAGCCTTGAGCATGATCGGTGCCGCGGCTAACTTATCGAAACTCGAAGGGGTCGGTCATCGGATTGTCCTCTTATACGCGACCGGTGCCGGGATTCTTGTCATGCTCGGGATGGGAGCGTTCAGCATTGTGGTCACGAGTTTATTGTTGCTGACGCTTCATTTGAAAAAACAAGACCAGCTGCCGTTGATGGACTGGATCGCGCTGGAACAGGAATCACGTGACCGTTTTTACCGAATCGCGAACTGGTTTGTCGATGTACCGCGATTATCGACGACGTATAAACGCCGACGTCTCTTAAGTGTTTTGGTGGAAAAGATCGGATTTGACCGAAACCGGACGTTTGATTATCTGTACATGAAACAATTCATTCGAAGTACGGATGGGATTGGTTTGATTGTTCGTCTGACGCTGATCGGAGCCGTGTTCATGTGGCTCGGGAAAGACAATGAGTGGTTGGTTGTCCTTGCTGTACCCGCATTTAGCGGACTAACGAGCTTTCAATTGGCTCCATTCACACGGGCGATCGATTCACATTTGTTGACCCGCTTGCTCCCGTTTGGAAATGCGACGGCTTCAAAACGAAAAGTGCTTCGAATCACTTCATTTTTACAAGTGTTGGTTTTAACGGCAGCCGGATATCTGATCAGCGGTTTTCTGACTGTGGTCGCAGGAGCTATTTTGGCACTCGTTGTCGCTGAATATTACGCTAGGAAAAAGTAA
- the hemE gene encoding uroporphyrinogen decarboxylase has translation MMKNFNDTFLRAIRGEEVSHVPVWYMRQAGRYQAEYREIKKTRTLFEITHDPELCAYVTELPVKQLGVDAAILYKDIMTPLPSMGVDVEIKSGIGPVIANPIRTMDDVQALQPFKKEDIPYIFETIKLLRERLEVPLIGFSGAPFTLASYMIEGGPSKGYHKTKALMYGHPDVWHALMEKLGDMVIDYIKAQVDAGIQAFQIFDSWVGTTSRNDYVLYIKPTMERIFTELKETGVPMIMFGVGASHLAEEWHDLPLDVVGLDWRLSVDAARERGLTKTLQGNLDPSYLLAPWEILEAKTKEILDMGMKRPGFIFNLGHGIFPEVDPEVLKRLTAYIHDYSKEKMEVAK, from the coding sequence ATGATGAAAAACTTTAATGATACATTTTTGCGGGCCATTCGTGGCGAAGAAGTAAGCCATGTACCGGTCTGGTATATGCGGCAAGCAGGTCGGTATCAAGCAGAGTATCGTGAAATTAAAAAGACACGGACATTGTTTGAGATTACCCATGACCCTGAGTTGTGCGCCTATGTCACAGAACTACCAGTCAAGCAGTTGGGAGTCGACGCAGCCATTCTCTATAAAGATATTATGACGCCATTGCCTTCGATGGGTGTCGACGTCGAGATTAAAAGCGGCATTGGTCCCGTTATCGCAAATCCGATTCGGACAATGGACGATGTTCAAGCGCTCCAACCGTTCAAAAAAGAAGATATTCCCTACATTTTCGAGACGATTAAACTGTTGCGTGAACGTCTCGAAGTTCCGTTAATCGGCTTTTCAGGAGCACCATTTACGCTAGCCAGTTACATGATCGAGGGCGGTCCGTCAAAAGGCTACCACAAAACGAAAGCATTGATGTATGGTCATCCTGATGTATGGCATGCTTTAATGGAGAAACTCGGAGATATGGTCATTGATTATATCAAAGCACAAGTCGATGCCGGCATCCAGGCATTCCAAATCTTCGATTCGTGGGTCGGTACGACGAGCCGGAATGATTATGTTCTGTATATCAAACCGACAATGGAGCGTATTTTCACGGAATTGAAAGAAACAGGCGTTCCGATGATCATGTTTGGTGTCGGAGCAAGTCACTTGGCGGAAGAATGGCATGATTTGCCGCTTGATGTCGTCGGACTCGACTGGCGGCTGTCGGTAGATGCAGCACGTGAACGCGGACTGACGAAAACCTTACAGGGAAATCTTGATCCATCTTACCTACTTGCCCCATGGGAGATTCTCGAAGCAAAAACAAAAGAAATCCTTGATATGGGAATGAAACGTCCCGGTTTCATCTTTAACTTGGGACATGGTATTTTCCCGGAAGTGGATCCGGAAGTCTTAAAACGTCTCACTGCATATATCCATGATTACTCGAAAGAAAAAATGGAGGTAGCGAAATGA
- a CDS encoding GlsB/YeaQ/YmgE family stress response membrane protein, translating into MGFLWALIVGGLIGWVASLIIGKDVPGGIIGNIIAGFVGSMIGQAIFGSMGPTIGGFAIIPAILGAIILIFIVSLILRSVRRK; encoded by the coding sequence ATGGGATTCTTATGGGCTTTAATCGTCGGTGGATTAATTGGATGGGTAGCTAGTCTCATCATCGGAAAAGACGTACCAGGCGGCATCATCGGTAACATCATCGCAGGTTTTGTTGGTTCAATGATAGGACAAGCTATTTTCGGTTCAATGGGACCTACTATCGGCGGATTCGCAATCATTCCAGCTATCTTAGGTGCAATCATCTTAATCTTCATCGTATCGTTGATTCTTCGTTCAGTACGTCGCAAATAA
- a CDS encoding ABC transporter ATP-binding protein yields MSVLLKINDLSGGYGAKKVLHDINISVNQGELVGLIGLNGAGKSTTIKHILGLLPVKSGEILINGVSLEQDEQTYRKQVAYIPEQPMLYEQLTLREHLRLMAQGYAVEEKQAQERINHYAVRLRMTKQLEWFPSVFSKGMKQKAMILCALVTGSELLIVDEPFVGLDPLAIRELLTIFSELKADGKGILMSTHILETAERHCNRFILLHEGQIAAEGTTGELRNRYDLKDGSLDDIYVAAIEEAER; encoded by the coding sequence ATGAGTGTGTTATTAAAAATAAATGATTTATCAGGAGGATATGGAGCCAAAAAAGTCCTCCACGACATTAATATATCGGTAAACCAAGGGGAACTTGTTGGATTAATTGGTTTAAACGGTGCTGGGAAATCGACGACGATTAAACATATACTCGGTTTGTTACCGGTCAAGTCAGGTGAAATTTTAATCAACGGGGTCAGTTTAGAACAGGATGAACAGACATACCGAAAACAAGTCGCCTACATTCCAGAGCAACCGATGTTATATGAACAATTGACTTTACGTGAACATTTGCGTTTGATGGCGCAAGGGTATGCAGTTGAGGAAAAACAAGCTCAGGAACGAATCAATCATTACGCAGTCAGGCTTCGAATGACAAAACAGCTGGAATGGTTTCCGAGTGTTTTTTCCAAAGGAATGAAACAAAAAGCGATGATTCTCTGTGCTTTGGTGACAGGAAGCGAGTTGTTGATTGTCGATGAACCGTTCGTCGGACTCGATCCGCTTGCTATTCGGGAACTGTTGACGATTTTCAGTGAATTAAAAGCGGACGGTAAAGGAATCCTGATGTCGACACATATTTTAGAGACGGCAGAACGTCATTGCAATCGTTTCATCTTATTGCATGAAGGGCAAATCGCTGCAGAAGGAACGACGGGGGAACTTCGAAATCGCTATGACTTGAAGGACGGTTCCCTTGATGATATCTATGTCGCGGCCATCGAGGAGGCAGAACGATGA
- a CDS encoding MerR family transcriptional regulator, translating to MNYREKKVMTIGIVCELTGLSERQIRYYEERKLIFPERTNGKTRKYSFTDIERLVEVAEKIEDGWRTHEIREKERKVTEQQRSDLIRGQLNAAFGLYKKR from the coding sequence ATGAACTACCGGGAGAAGAAGGTGATGACGATTGGGATTGTCTGCGAATTGACCGGTTTATCGGAACGTCAAATTCGTTACTATGAAGAACGGAAATTGATTTTTCCGGAACGGACGAACGGAAAAACAAGAAAATACTCGTTTACAGATATCGAACGATTGGTAGAAGTCGCGGAAAAGATCGAAGATGGGTGGCGGACACATGAAATCCGTGAAAAGGAACGGAAAGTAACGGAACAACAACGTTCGGATTTAATTCGCGGACAGTTGAATGCTGCGTTTGGTCTGTATAAGAAACGGTGA